A portion of the Bacteroidota bacterium genome contains these proteins:
- a CDS encoding class I SAM-dependent methyltransferase, translating to MELLTPQNFNDYELIDCGMFEKLERFGKYITIRPEPQAVWDKKLSHREWEQKAHVKFVAKSSSSGNWQKLKEMPDRWNLQYNLKDNSEKVDIRFRLGLTSFKHVGIFPEQASNWDYIYSAIKDMPQKQPKFLNLFAYTGGASLAAKAAGADVVHVDSIKQVVSWARENMELSSLSDIRWVVEDALKFVKREVKRGNKYNGIILDPPAFGHGPTGEKWILEDNINEMIKEVLNLLDEQNHFLVLNTYSLGFSSLIIENLLSHAVKKSTDLKTGELFLNATSGVKLPLGVFGRFRNF from the coding sequence ATGGAACTGCTTACCCCTCAGAATTTTAATGATTACGAATTAATAGATTGCGGAATGTTTGAAAAGCTCGAACGTTTTGGCAAATATATTACCATTAGGCCCGAGCCCCAAGCCGTATGGGACAAGAAATTATCCCATAGAGAATGGGAGCAAAAAGCACATGTGAAGTTTGTGGCCAAATCCAGTTCCTCAGGAAATTGGCAAAAATTAAAAGAAATGCCCGATAGGTGGAACCTTCAATACAATTTGAAAGATAATTCAGAAAAAGTGGACATCCGTTTTCGCCTGGGATTAACTTCCTTTAAACATGTTGGAATATTTCCTGAACAGGCCTCCAATTGGGATTACATTTATTCTGCAATTAAGGATATGCCTCAAAAGCAGCCAAAATTTTTAAACCTTTTTGCCTATACTGGTGGTGCATCCCTTGCTGCAAAGGCAGCAGGAGCAGATGTAGTTCATGTGGATTCAATTAAACAAGTTGTTTCATGGGCAAGGGAAAACATGGAACTATCATCACTTTCAGATATAAGATGGGTTGTTGAAGATGCATTAAAATTTGTAAAAAGAGAAGTGAAAAGAGGCAATAAATACAATGGAATTATATTAGATCCCCCTGCTTTTGGACACGGGCCAACAGGAGAAAAATGGATTCTGGAGGACAATATTAACGAGATGATAAAAGAGGTTTTAAACCTTTTGGATGAACAAAATCATTTTCTTGTACTGAATACTTATTCACTTGGTTTTTCTTCCCTTATTATTGAAAATTTATTGTCCCATGCAGTTAAAAAATCCACAGATTTAAAAACAGGTGAATTGTTTTTAAATGCAACTTCTGGGGTTAAGCTTCCTCTCGGGGTTTTTGGAAGGTTCAGAAACTTCTAA